The DNA window CACGtggacgaaggtccaagtctttagagtcctgtgcttcctgtcttgctgtatggctgcgaaacatggatgctatccagtgacctgagacgtgggtactgtgactctttagattatccttgggtactgctggtttgactttgtgtaaGAATGAGTGGTTGCTCAGGGAGTCCTGCATTTTGAGGGAGCATACGGCACTATGGCATGTGGCACGATTCCCCGAGGGTGATGCAGCTCTCGTGGGGAACTCccacataacacctggctgAGGCAGATAGACTGTCAATTTTGGAGGGTAGGACTGGACCATGTGTCCGCCTGGGGGGTTGCCAACTGGGATCCCAAGGTGTTTAGTTGTGTGGTGCGTGCAGTAACGTGCTGCACCAGtccatgctccccaacctgacctgattATTAAATGGACTTTGCTGAAACAAAGTCATGTTTCATTTTGTTCTCTTTCTGTCTCCATCATCTTGTGTCAGTTTGTCGCTCAGCCCAACTGCCAGCAGCTGTTGGCATCACGCTGGTATGGCGAATTTCCAAGCTGGAGGAAGCGCCACTGGTTCATGAAGCTCCTCACCTGCATCTTCATCGGCCTCCTCTTTCCCTTCTTCTCCCTCTGCTACCTGGTGGCCCCCCGGAGCCGCTTGGGCCTCTTCATCCGCAAGCCCTTTATCAAGTTCATCTGCCACACCACTTCCTACCTAACGTTCCTCTTCCTGCTCCTGCTCACATCCCAGCACATGGTCTGCACGGACCCTAGCATCATGGGACCCTGGCCCACCATTGTGGAGTGGATGATCCTCCCTTGGGTCTTAGGTGATGTAAAATGAAGAATGGGAATCTCATAACCTAACTCTGCCATCATGATTAGTACTAGAAACCTGCAGCTAACTCTGTCAGTAATCTGCACTTTTAGGTTTTGTATGGACCGAGATCAAGCAGATATGGACTGATGGACTACAAGACTACATCAACGACTGGTGGAATTTTATGGACTTTGTCATGAATAGTCTGTACCTGGCCACCATTTCCCTTAAGATTGTGGCCATTTATCAAGTTGAGTGAAGTTCTTTTAAATAGCACATTTAAGAACAACAATAGTTAatccaaagtgctgtacagaaaAAGAGTTAAAACTAACAAGACATACTAAAACATGAAACCAACCCAACTGCTGTTTGACAAAATAAGAGTTTTAAGATATGACTTAAAAGTGATAATGCATAATAagataaatttaaatgaaaattttaataataatgaaaagaaATCAACAACGATAAAATTTTTAAGTATTAAAACATACTGATGGAGGCTGGGGACAAACCCTCATAATTATCTATGTACTGTACAGACTAAGAATGAAATAGGTGTTATATTACACTATAGCGATTTATTAAGCATGTAAAATTAAGAGTTTAAATCAGTGTAGAATATGTTGTGTCTTAGAATATCAGCACAAAAATCATTTCTTTGGTAATGGCTGGGAAATTAACATGTGGATAATATTTAaagctttatttttaatctgaCTAATAGTTGCCACTGTCACCCTGCAGTACAACGAGACACAGCAGAGGGAGACATGGGACATGTTGCACCCCACCCTAATGGCCGAGGCCCTCTTCGCTATCGCCAACATCTTCAGCTCACTGCGGCTCATCGCTCTCTTCACGTCCAACGCCCACTTGGGCCCGCTGCAGATCTCGCTGGGCCGCATGTTGCTCGACATCCTCAAGTTCCTTTTCATCTTCTGCCTGGTCCTGTTTGCGTTTGCCAATGGCCTTAATCAGCTCTACTTCTACTACAAGAACCCAAATTCTGTCTTCACAACGTGAGTGTGCTCTTCCTGCTATCTGTTTACTGAACAATCACAATGTCAAAAGGGTGCAGCTATCAACAATTATACCCTGAAATCTTCAGTAGGCAACGGTGTGAGGTGAACCGTGATTGTGTTCATTTTCCTTTCCTTAGATTCTTCAAGACCTTGCAGTCTCTTTTCTGGTCCGTGTTTGGGCTGGTTAGTCTTAACGGAACTAGTGTCATCCCGCAACACAAGTTCACCGAGTTTGTGGGTGCCACAATGTTTGGCACCTACAATGTCATCTCTCTGGTGGTGCTCCTCAACATGCTAATAGCAATGATGAACAACTCTTACCAGCAAATTTTTGTAAGTGTTAAATCTTCAGCTTCCTGGCTATCTTGCCTACTTAAAATATGAACAGTGGATGCACATGGATTTTGGTGTATGATATGTGattaggaggaaaaaaaatacaaattatatTCAAAGATGTCATACTTCCATGGACAGAGTGACTGAATTTTAATTATAtgacagggttcttcaaatatggacctcaattccaaatctaggccttgttttcagttctcccaagtggttagtttaataattactgattctgattggccagaggcttcacacctggtttacaggtaaaggaaggctgggaaatcaGCAGAGCTTAGACCTtgaggactgtgatttgaataaccctgttaTATAGTAACTAATCCATATATAAGGAAATATATTATCCAGGTTTATGTCAGCTTCACTGTTTGTTCCAGGAAGTCTGAGATTGATCGTAATCATGTGTAGTTTTTACTCCATAACCACACAGGACCACGCAGATATCGAATGGAAATTTGCACGCACAAAGCTGTGGATGAGCTACTTCGAGGAAGGGGGAACGCTGCCTTCCCCCTTTAATATAATTCCCAGCCCCAAATCTATCTGCTACCTCATCAGATGGATTAGGAAGCACTTATGCAAAAGGACAGTATCAAAAAGAAGAGAGAACGACGCTGCCGCAGAGGTGAGGTCCTCTTTATTTCAGTACAACTTAATATGTacaatattcatatatataaatatatatagttGTTTAACCGCATGGGTGGGGCAGGACAGCTGCAGGCAATTCCCCGCTAATCGCTCCGCCTCTTACAGCGGATGAAACTGCATTAtcattgcgaagtattgttgccatgatTAGGGACTCAATCAAGCATTTCTCTGTCTTTTGTCTTCCCCGCTTGCCCTGctgtctcgcctgacctgcctaCCTGCCCCCTCCTGCCTACCCTGCCTGCCCGCCCCTTCCTGCCTACCCTGCCTACCTGCCCCTTCCTGCCTACCCTGCCTGCCCGCCCCTTCCTGCCTACCCTGCCTACCCGCCCCTTCCTGCCTACCCTGCCTACCCGCCCCTTCCTGCCTACCCGCCCCTTCCTGCCTACCCTGCCTACCCGCCCCTTCCTGCCTACCCTGCCTGCCCGCCCCTTCCTGCCTACCCTGCCTACCCGCCCCCTCCTGCCTACCCTGCCTGCCCGCCCCTTCCTGCCTACCCTGCCTACCTGCCCCTTCCTGCCTACCCTGCCTGCCCGCCCCCTCCTGCCTACCCTCCCTGCCCGCCCCCTCCTGCCTACCCTCCCTGCCCGCCCCTTCCTGCCTACCCTGCCTACCCGCCCCTTCCTGCCTACCCTGCCTGCCCGCCCCTTCCTGCCTACCCTGCCTACCCGCCCCCTCCTGCCTACCCGCCCCCTCCTGCCTACCCTGCCTACCCGCCCCTTCCTGCCTACCCTGCCTACCCACCCTCTCCTGCACTCCTGACCCTCCTGCTCCTGATCGTCCTTGTTCCTCCCTCTCCGTCGTCGTCTCGTCCGGTATCTGTGTGTAGGACTGACCTCACCGGCTGCCGAAACCCCGCTTACGTCTCGACCTTGCTTTTGGATCTCCCCCTTGGCTTTGTTTGCACCCAGCATTCTAAATAAACCCCTGTTGTACCGCATTACGGGGTCGGCCTCCTCTCTGCTTACCTGTCATCACAGATTACTTGTCCTGAACTGTGTAACATTACTTTTCTGCTATTAGTAGTTGGAATATCTTTCTGCCGATAATAGAGCATGACCTTTTTTGCCCCATAATTATTATAGTCAGCAGTGCAATTCCTTAGCTACCCTCATTAATAACTGCTAATCCATAGATTATGTGCATTTAAATGACAAATGTCATGGTTTTTCTCCAGCGACAAAGATCTGAAATCATGAGAACAAATAATCAGTATCAGGTaatactgtatgtttttttttaccactgACTGTCATATTTTCTATGACTTTTAAGATATGCCCAGCATATTTTTCATACTAATAACAAATGCCATTTTGGGAAAGACTGAAGCTTCATGATGAGTGTAACAGTCTCACATTTAAGTAATTAAGCAAGCAGTGGGTAATACAGTCCATTCATGCTTCTTTAATAACTTGATATCTGCCACTGAAATATACAACATACATTTATGTAAAGAGTGAAGAATCCAAGCTGAGTGTTTGCCTAAATCTGTGGGCTTGAGCTACACACTGCTGCTAATTTAACCGTTTTATTCACGATATAAGGATCTGATGAGACATCTGATCAAAAGGTATGTGGCTGCTATGATCAGAGACGCCAAAAAGGAGGAGGGCCTGACAGAGGAGAACTTCAAGGTACGTTTGGTTTATCGCGTGCCAGTATTCTGGTTTGTCGCCAGGGAATGACCTCACACTTGGTGAATGGCATCAGTATTGCAGTATATTTTTTGGGCTTAGGGTCTGAATCCTCTGCACAGCATCGGCCGCTTTAGGGCAcgtttggttttatttattagGAAATGCCCATCACTTGCATGAGTTGCCCCCTTGGTTCTTTGCTGTGCCCAGGGTGTTCCTTTGCCCTGGGCATCCTGGGATAAACTCAGACTGACTCCATATTTTTATattccccgaccagcaaggcaccactgaggtaccctgagcaaggtaccgcccccaagcactgctccccgggcgctgaattagctgccctctgctatgtcacattgtcacatatgggttaaatgcagagaacacttTTCGTTGTTGGGCACTGTGtattgtggtgtgtcaacaatgacaattaatcactaaattcacTGAATTTGCTGTCCCCTGGGCATGTCCTCCTAGAAAGACTTTCCAATGCAGGAGAGGGGATGGCATTAGGGTGTTTCAGTCAGTTACAATCGACCAGTTGATGACCAGTGCTTTAGGGCATGCTTGGCTTTATTTATGAAACAATGCCCATCTTATTCTCTTTTTTTAGGAACTGAAACAAGACATTTCCAGTTTCCGATACGATGTTCTGGGTTTGATGAAAGGGAATGACTCAGTTCTCCCAGGAGAAAAATTTAGGGATGGTTGCTCTAAGTGGGGGCCGACTCACCGCGGACTCAACAACGctccagcgccccctgctggtcaagAGAGGAGAAAAGTTAACCTGCACAACGGTGCCCTCGTGCATGAGAACTCTAATCCCCGCAGACTTCCAGATGTTCGCCAAGTGCTGCCCTCCTGTGGCTCCATTGAAGGGGACCTACAGGAGCGGGAAAATGGAAACAATGAGGGCTGATTGGATGTCGAGTCCCAGCTGGAAGAGAGGTAGGGAATGGCGGGGAAGGACCATGCTGATGCATCGTCTTGCTGACTCTATTAATGTTGCAGATAAAGACTGTGAGCATCTAGCATGTGGAAATCAGACCTTCCCTTTGAAAATGTGCCTTTTATATGCTTTCAGTTTGCAAAGTGTGGCAGGAATCTGCTACGGGAAGCTCACAGAAACGGAAGATCAGATCCACATGTGATCTACCTGGGACACCCCTGACAATCTCTGCACAACGTGCATCATACATGTGCAGTTATAACGGACGAGAAAGCTGTGTTTCGGAGTTGTTTCCTTGGAAAATAAGTTGAGGGAGAGAGTGTTGCTTATAGTATCTCTACAGCCTGCGCAgacttgaaaaaaaaaagagcaatgTATAAATCCTCACCCTGATCTACACGCCTTGGCATGCAGGCAAACTGAAGGCAGGCAAGTTTCTATGCGTGCAAAATATGATGCAAAGCATATGGGAGCGATTCAAACACTTCTGAGAGTACTGACCCCCAGTGAGAttcctcacacaaacacacccgaATCACAACATCCACTCATAACTTCTAAGCATCGGCCACTAcacaaacattaataaaaataataataaaacaaattaatccAAAACATGAAGAGGAATGCACACAAAGTATACTGAACCACCCtcttaaggttttttttctaaatttttGTTATCATCTTGTTATTGTGAAGTTTGTGTGTGCGAGTAAGGAAATCCACCGAAGACCAACATATGCTGCAATGAGGAATGACAGCAAGAGACTCCAGTAAAGAAGCTTGTTTCTGTGATCATCATGTATGTAATAAAATGGTTATAACACTAGaatgttttttgtcatttttctaAGAAAAATATTAAGGGAACCACAAACTATCCCATCGAAGGTGATTGCTCATTCTGTGCTGCTTGGTGGGGAGACGCATTGCTTGCTCTCCAGAGACAGAAACATTTTCTAATGCGTTGAGAGAATTACTAACAGACGTCGGCAGGTTCTTGTTTTAATCCCCTGGCAGGATGTCTTGCACAGTACACagtacatttttgctcctttcaTTCTATGTCCAACTCAACCACATTTGCTAAAAGACAAACACATTAAACTGGAACTACCTGGGAACAATGCCAGCTCTGCTGTCTGCCATCTCGATGCAGATAAGCCAGTGCTTTCCGTTGCATTTGACTATTTGCGGTAATTTCATATGGactgaaatgttttgtttgCAGCTAAAAATTTCTTGTTAGTCTGCACCATATATTACAGCTAATAACAGGGCCACGCCCATTTTATTGTAGCTGAATCAAGCTCAGTTATGGTGGAACAATGACAGTGcgagaattgggggggggggggtattccccgaagcaggatttcttgcttagccagataacttcttGGATTTAACGTAGTCTGGCCTTTACTTATATTTAGCTCAGACtgccttaaatccgacaagttgtccggccaatcaagaaatcctgcttcgtggaacacccccTAGGATTAGGAACACCCCTATTTCACAAATAAATCAGTAGAGCATTATGATCAAACAGGGTGAGTTATTTTAAGCAGAACATAAACTGATAATATTTTATAACTAGACGGGATATTAACAATGTGAAAATTGACACCGAAATTAAGGATATCCGCAGCTTATGGTCTGTAAAGTAGGCCTATGTGGTTTCATTTACAGGGTGATTTCTGGGATCAGGTAGTTATGGATTGGATTAAAGACTATTATGGTAACCCCCAAAGAGTAAAGGCAACTGGAAGGCATAGAAGGGAGGCATTCAGTAAACGAGGGCTGAATCTGTAACCCATTATAATGGTTTAAATCAATTGCATACATTAACTGTACTTGAACATGTTGTGCAAAGGTTGAACATAAATTTTTTTCTGCTGGCCAGGGACAAAACATCTTAATGACAAACATGtgatttttgtaattttatttttatgttctttgTTTATAATGGTTTTCCAGTATAAAATCGCTCCAAAATTTGAACAGGGGATTGTGCCAAAAAATTCATCATTATGGAGCATGTAGCTtaaaaattaatgcaaataatGTTAAACAGAGGGACTGATCAGTTACATCATAGCAATTCGCATAAGTCAATTGTCTTTGGGTACATTTGCTTTTAATTGTAAAATTGAACAAAAGCCTATAATACTCAGACGCTAAGATACTAATGTATGTAGAAAGGAGTGTGGGGGTCTGTCCGATGTTTTTCATTGGGGATGACTGAAAGCTGATATGGGAAATGTGCACTGGCAGCGAAGTGTAACTCCTACTATAGCCAGTTTCTTTTTGTAAATTCCAGTCTCTCTGGTAGTGTTGTAGCCCTTTCAAAACACTCATATGCCATTCAGAGACAACACTAAGACAACAATAGAATAGAAAAGTGGTACTTGGGCCTTGCTATTTGTTACATGTGACTGTTTGGGACATGTGACTAtcctggcaaccttctgatcacaggcacagaggctgtGCCACATACTATCCCCCTCCCCTCGCGGGTAAGTACTGTGGCTTTAACCCTGGTTTGCGAGGCTGCCTTCATCCACTGGTCTCTCGCATATCTGCTCCTCAGTAGCTACAGTACATTGGCTGGTTCTGGCGACCAGTAAATGAGTTGTTGTGTGCCCCTATCCAAAAAGGCAGGTATAGAAGTAGGTGAAGAgtttatatatgtatactgtgcgtgtgtgtgtgtgtataaaatatactgtataaaaagATTCAGCATGATTAAAATAGCTCATTAAAACATTATTGAAAGATTCTGTCAAAAATAATATCAATGTGTCCTGAGTTTCCATAAATACTGCTATACAGGTTTACTAATAGCTTGAGTGTATTAGGATCTTACATACAGTTCTACAATGGTGTTTGTTATTTCTGCCTCTAAGTATTTATATGAACAAGTCACTCCAACACAGTCAGGGAAACCCCGTCTGACATCAGTCCTCTGTCCTCCATGCCTGTGCacctttgtgtttttgcttgtTCCCCCGGTTTTGAGGTTACAAACAAGCAGTCGCAAGACAGCCATCTCATTCAGGAGTTCCAGCCCAGTTTTCTCTGAGGAACCTTCATATGCTGGTTAAATGGCATAATAATTCACCTTGGATAAGTAATACTGCATAAAAGTTGTTAAACAAAGCTTGAGGAGAAGGTACAGAACTGCCCCCACAAGCTGGTGTGTTGTATGATTAGGCTCTATTACAGTATTAtgcattaatatttatataatgcaACTTACATGTTACTTATATATTTGATGTGCACTGCCCATCTGGCATACCCctttcaccccccaccccaaatttTATCATAGGCATGAATGTTGGGGGGCCTGCATGGGCAAATACGCCAAGGGCTGACTTTTAATCCCAGTCTGACCTGCTTATATGTAACttatacactcactggccactttattctGTACACCTGCTCAAATTGAAGCAcatatctaatcagccaatcatacgccagcagcacaatgtataagATCATGCAGAAACAGGTCAGGAGTTTCAGATAATGTTCACATCAAATACCAGAATTGGGAAGAAAGGTGAGTTTAGTGACTTTGAATGTGGCATGGGTGTCGAGTTTTTTTGGTCTATAACACTGCAGAAATTGCTGATCTGGGATTTCACACACAACAGTCTccagggtttacagagaatgggccgaaaaaGAAAGAACAGCGGTCCTCTGTGGCCGAAATGCCTTGTTGgcttgttgatggcagaggtcagagaagaacGGGCAGACAGAAACTCagataaccactcattacaaccaaggtatgcagaatgaatgcacaacacacatagaaccttgaagcagatggACTACAGCGGCAGAAGACGAGacggtgtacctaataaagtggccactggCTCACTAGTCCCTGCTGCATGCTCTGCTCAGCATTTTTTGCCTCGTAGTAATTTTAGCAGTTAATAATAAGGCATGCATGCTATActgcatatactgcatatacTGCACATAGCATGTATTGCTAGAAACTTTCATCCATTGCAGAAGTGCAAGGAAAACATGTCTAAAGACATATAACCGCAAAATACAGATTTCAGATACTGTGCTTTAATTTCCATGCTTTAGCAGCCATGCCACTGATGCATCACATATTTAGAGAAAAGGAGTAACACAGAACCAGCTTAAATAAATACAGAAGGCGTTCAATTTTCTGAGGGTTACATTCTGGAAACACACATATGTCAAATATCCCATCTTTTAAACAACCTTATTTCacactgaaaaataaataaaacagtatgACTATAAGATTTGTTGTTATTATGACTTATAAATTAATGGGAAAATATGCATTTGGATGTGTGaggtgatttttaaattttaaactccAGTAGATCCATTGTCCACCTCCCAGGACTGACTTGTCAGAGTGTACCGATTTCTTTTCATCAAAAGGGGGTGCCCTCCTCACATGGATCATATATCGGGGGATTTTACCTCTTTAACTTTCATCCCAGAAAGGTCCTTATAAGcaaaatgtttaatttcatcACTGATGAAGTTTGGGTTGGTCCGGCCTTCGGTAAATAGGAGAGGCCAGTCATAGTGTTTCTGGATGACTTACCTCTGTACCTGGGCAGAGCGAAAGGACCAGTCAGCAGGTGTCAGCGGATGTGGAAGGAAGGGAAACTAGACCCATATCAGTCTCACACCCCCAATATGGTTTTTTCATCGCCTGAATTCCACACAGTCGCACGAACATAAAACTGACCTTGAGACATGACAGTAACTGTACCCAGGTTTCCTAGATGTCCGACAGTGACAGCGAGAAATGAAGGGGGCTCCACATTCCAGCTTTTCAGCtgagggaggtgggggtgcAGGCTTGCTGGGGTCCTACAGGCGGGGGAGGGTGCTACTGGGAGAGGCTGGGAATGTCACCACCCTCCCAGCACGGGGCTCCTGCGGTATATAAGGCTGCGCTCCACGGGCTGCTCTCATTTCGTTCCTCTTAGTCCTGCCAACAGGAAAGGGAAGGATGAAGCTGCTGGTTGTAGCTGCTCTGGTGGTGGTGCTGTCTGTCCTAGACAGGGTGGATTCCTCAGCCTATGACAAGATCGTGTCCCACAGCCGGATCAGGGCGAAGAAGGAGGGGTGAGTGTCACAGCAATGGCCCCAGCGTCCTCGCTTAATTAATGCAGCGGAGCCAGCACATATTTTGCCATCctgaaataatttttttagtttttcattGATTTCAAGCTAATTATTAAACAATAAAGTGTTTAATATGTTTGCTTCAATGGACAAACTAAGAAGGCCTTTGAAAggttattgttattgtcttcAGAAAAATTTACAGACTACAAAGTGAGACATTTGACCTAATAATCTGATCTACTAAGCTTTAATAATATTGCCAAAATATTGCTACTTATATATAAGCTTCTGAATAactgaattatttttaaaatccagCTGTGACGCCAGGCAGGAGAACAGAAAAATAAACCCCATTTGGTATCAAAATATACTCCCCAAATATAATTACTCTGCACTTTTTAGAAGCTTCTAGACTCTggttaagtaaaaataaaatatgtaaataataactaatacataataataataataataataatgtgaatTGCATTTCAGTCAGCAGCTACTATACCTGCGATATCTGCTGCTACAATGTAGGGAATATCAGTGGGCCCCAAACACTCAAATGTTCTTCTCCACATAAATCATTAAGAGTGCCTGGGTCTCTTCTCGAGTCTGATTGACTggaggatgttttttttttcgattTTGAAAGTCTTGTAGCTGAAATAATGTGCATATTAATAAATCTGGAGTCCATGTTGGCTGGAACACATTTGCTGTCCATACTTGCCGTGGTCTGAGTTCTGCGAAGGCTGAGACATGGTGATACCAGTGCGATTCACACGGCTTACGGTGAAACCTCTCCCCCCGTCCCCCCTGCCCTTCCCAGGCCCAACGTCTGCGCTCTCCAGCAGGTCTCAGGGACCAAGAAGAAGTACTTCAGCACCTGCCGGAACTGGTACCAGGGGAGCATCTGCGGAAAAAAGGCGTAAGTGTGACTGGGTGCCCATGGTGTGGCGGTGGGACGCCATCTGGGGGATCGGGATGCGGAGGAGCTAATGTGGAGAACCAGGAGGCAGGAAGGAGAACAGCATCTCCAGCATGACTGGATGCCCCTCATTCCTACCCCCCTTTCCAAACCTCCTCTCCCAGAGGAGGAAACTGCTAGTATACAGCTTTTGTGAAAAATCCCATCTCCTTCTGCTTCAGTCTCCATATGGTTCCGTTTAGATGTTAGGGTTCAGTTTCCACCTCTGACCCTACGCTCAAAAATGTTCTGTTACAAATGAGGTAGCTATGGAGAGTCATGCTTCCATTaccataaaaacacacagtctGATCGTCAGCAACAAAATGTAAGAACTGACCTGCACAAGCAGGCTAGTATTAGCCATTCTGAATTCTGCATGGAGTATCCCTCTGTGCCAGAAAAATAGGTGAACATGCAACTTATTGGGATTCTCGCTAACATAGTAACATATACTGGCTTGTATATGAACAAATGCAATCACAAACCTGGACACGGTTGATGACCCTAATCATCTTGAGTGCAGAACATGGTATAAACTGATGCATGCATCCAAAGGACCCCCATGAAACGCAACCCACGGGCTGGGATGGGAATCCTGAAGATTCAAAGAAAAAGGAGAAACAAAGATGCAAACAGAATTCAGAATCATGAAGTAAGACTTTAATTAGATGTGTCGAGACTCCCCACTGGCCAGTGTTGTGTGACGGTATCTGGTTTgcattaagcagtttgaaaggCCACCAAGGTTGACCGCTAGTCTGTGGCTGTATTACCTCAGGGTCCCAGTGCATTTTCCATGGTTTTAGCTGCGGTCTCTTGTTCTTAGAGTACAGTAGCCTGTGGGACCTTATGCTGAGCTAGGCTGGCGTGCCTCTgaacctcagcacgtctgtcTTTTGTTGCCTCTGCTCCCAGATTGGCCTGGCAGCTCAGAGACGAAGCCCAGCAAGGCTTTTCCTGCGACCGTCAGCCGTGCAGCTTGCTGGCTGCTGCGCCTGGTTTATGCTGTCGCTGCACTTTCCCGCTCGCCGTGGCGCATTCTGCATGTGCGGTATCTTATAGCACTGTGAGCTGTCCAGGGACCTGCTCTTTGAGCGTGAGGCTTTGCTGCTCGGTGTTTATCTTAGTCTACGCTATGGAGTCGTTTCCACAGATTCTTTCCATCCTCTGAGCTCTACCGTCCAATCAGagaatttttttcaaaatcTTTGATAAAATTTAATATATTACCTAAACAATTTAACCCATTAGTCCATCTTTATTTATCTTCTCTGTGAAGTAAGTGAATTGATCACAATTTAACTCAATTTAACACAATTTAAATCCTGGTGAGGATCTTGGGGAGGTCTAGAAATAATGCATCCACAAGTAATATATCCAGTTGAATTGAGTAAGATGTAGTAATAAAAGCATAATTAACGCTTTATCTGATTATCATCTCCAGTATAGTCATTTCCTGGCAATTAAACTGCCATCCTGCTATTACTGAAGGGGTGACTGGTACTAAAATGacttaatatattataaatactCATCATGACCCTGTGCCCTGATAAGTGGTCATGGAAAATTAAGGGTTCTGAATATTAATAAAAAGGATAAATACATTTATCATGGCTTTTATTAATTGAAAGTTAtctgtaattgtaattgtaaaatTATTGATTATATTTGtgtgaaattaaatatttagaatGAATTGTTAATGTTATGTTATTGAAACagcaatatttttaaataatctacAGCTACCAGTTTATTAGGTTTGCATAGCCCATTTGTCCGCCTTCTAATGACTTATCCCGCTCTGAGTTGCAGAGAATTCTGAGTAGTCTTCCAACGAAGATGCAGTTTTTATTGC is part of the Paramormyrops kingsleyae isolate MSU_618 chromosome 17, PKINGS_0.4, whole genome shotgun sequence genome and encodes:
- the trpc4b gene encoding short transient receptor potential channel 4b, whose amino-acid sequence is MQQLYYRRKDNGYHHDRIPLRIVRTEAELSPMEKAYLRAVERGDYASVRQALQEAEIYFKININCVDSLGRTALLIAIENENLEIIELLLSSNVYVGDALLHAIRKEVVGAVDLLLNHKKTSKEKQVPPILLDKQLSYFTPDITPIILAAHTNNYEIIKMLLQKGVSVPQPHGVRCNCPECSSNSDVDSLRHSRSRLNLYRALASPSLIALSSEDPFIAAFHLSWELKELSKMEIEFKSEYEELSQQCKMFAKDLLDQTRSSRELEIVLNFKDNVTPLNNESSNDLARLKLAIKYYQKEFVAQPNCQQLLASRWYGEFPSWRKRHWFMKLLTCIFIGLLFPFFSLCYLVAPRSRLGLFIRKPFIKFICHTTSYLTFLFLLLLTSQHMVCTDPSIMGPWPTIVEWMILPWVLGFVWTEIKQIWTDGLQDYINDWWNFMDFVMNSLYLATISLKIVAIYQYNETQQRETWDMLHPTLMAEALFAIANIFSSLRLIALFTSNAHLGPLQISLGRMLLDILKFLFIFCLVLFAFANGLNQLYFYYKNPNSVFTTFFKTLQSLFWSVFGLVSLNGTSVIPQHKFTEFVGATMFGTYNVISLVVLLNMLIAMMNNSYQQIFDHADIEWKFARTKLWMSYFEEGGTLPSPFNIIPSPKSICYLIRWIRKHLCKRTVSKRRENDAAAERQRSEIMRTNNQYQDLMRHLIKRYVAAMIRDAKKEEGLTEENFKELKQDISSFRYDVLGLMKGNDSVLPGEKFRDGCSKWGPTHRGLNNAPAPPAGQERRKVNLHNGALVHENSNPRRLPDVRQVLPSCGSIEGDLQERENGNNEG